A stretch of DNA from Thermoproteota archaeon:
GAGATAACACTATAGTTATAGGTCTTGGGGGTGTGGGTTCCTACATGGCTCAGGAATTGAAAGCCCTTGGTGCGAACATAGTTATCGGTATTGATATAAGCGAGGTAAAGCTTCAGAAGATGTTGAAATATGGAGTTGATGAAGCAATAAATGCTACTGGAAAAAGTCCAAAGGATGTGGCTAATGAGGTGAAGGCAATTCGTAAAAAATATGATTTGCCAGCATATGGCTGGAAGATTTTTGAATGTACAGGAACAAAGCCGGGTCAAGAAACCGCTTTGAATCTTTTAAG
This window harbors:
- a CDS encoding zinc-binding dehydrogenase, whose translation is DNTIVIGLGGVGSYMAQELKALGANIVIGIDISEVKLQKMLKYGVDEAINATGKSPKDVANEVKAIRKKYDLPAYGWKIFECTGTKPGQETALNLLSFIGKLIIVGFGMQKVEYSISRLMAFDAEIIGTWGCLPEYYPAVLSMVVNRKINIEDFVQTRPMSQIAEVFEEVHKSPPEKRVVLVPDFK